From the Gossypium hirsutum isolate 1008001.06 chromosome A02, Gossypium_hirsutum_v2.1, whole genome shotgun sequence genome, the window GGCAGGTGTTTCATTTATAGAATGGATTGAGCTTGTGACATATCCATTCTGAACTTTGTTCAATCACAAAGTTATTTGATGGTACTATCCAAAATATTCTTCCAACTTATTGCACCTTAAGTAAAATCAGGATAGTATTGCAGATCTACTTACATACTGCTGGAGGGCTGTGCTCCAAATTGCTATTACAGCAGCTAAAAACCCCTTGAGATTGACACTCACATCTGTAACAGTACAGACAGCAACTCCAACGAGAACTAATAGTATGCTAAGCTTTGTGTCCCTTGAGTAGCGGACCTTGTCAAAAACAACTTCCAGAAAGCATGATACTGGAATCATGCTCAGCTTTGCTATCTgcaaataagttttatacaaaaAATATGTAACATAACTTCCAGAAGATCAAACATATAGCTAAGTTGCAAAAACTGACCTGATAGAAGCCCACAGAATTCCACATCAGACTCACATTCATTCCAACAATAGAAAAGTTTGCAAACAAGACAAACTTGAGAAGTTCGGGTAATGGTAGATAAGAGCCCTGAATGTAACCCAGCCATCTAAGAAGAACAGTCAACAAGGTTGTTGTGGCAAAATGCAAACCAGTTAATGTTGTAGCTGCAGCATCGTATTAAACGGGGCACAACATCAGCGTtgttggaaaggtaaaatttcttaaaatcGACATGCTTCATCAGAATTTATACAGTCAAAACATGTTATTTTTTCATATGTAAGGTCTTTTTTTTGGTATTTAAGGAATTTCAGCTAGACAATGGGAGGTAGCTCTTGTTTCTCTCACAAATCTTACCCTGCCCCATTCAAGGATTTGAACCCTGCTCATTTGGGTCTTTTCACACAGAAGCTgaagaagaaaataatgaaaatgatagCTTCAGCCACTCATAATAGCTCTCCCATTATGAAGGCAATATATCTCTGCATATTGGTAATGCTAAAAACTGGTTTGGTATCTTCCAATCAATTTCTTATACGCATATGgccatttttttttacaatatttgtttaaaatatgCTTAGATTCCATATAAGACAAAAAAAATACCAGATGTGCATATTTACTTTGTCAAAACAAACttcaaaatatcatcaaataactTCAATCACTGAGATAAGTCCAGAGGGTTAAGCAATATCAATCATTATATGTTTCCACATAAATATCATATCTCTAAACAAAATTGTCTATTCCAATATAGAAAGATTTGGCTTATATCTTCTTCTATGGTTCAACTATCTGTTCATGTCCATAACAGCTACTTAGCCTTTCCAAAAATTTTCGGCCAACTTAGATTTGGAAACTATTTTCCATTTTCCATTGCTGTTTATCtaaatataatcaataaaaagAAACGAGCTAAATTTATGGAACCCTTTCTGGAAATTGAAGGAAAAAAGAATTTTAACTAGcaccaattttttatttattatctttgagatataaaattaaaatgaaaatggaatatTTCCAAAAGTAAACAAGCCTTAAGCTGTGTCCATCAAAACCTAAACCAAAAATTGGAGAGACACAGTTTGTCCAAGTTTAAGGTGGTAATCTTTTAAGATGGATGTTCCGAAAATTTTGACATTGTCAGGAAATTAGCTGCAAATCAAATGTACAGTTAACAGTCAAGAAATTTACAATCATAATGGATTTGATCGATGATGGATCTTGACTTTAAACTTTGACAAGGTTGAAGTATATTCAATTAACAATagcaaaaatatttttagatgtaGCATATGACGGCAAACTTAATTACAAGTATCCTATATGTAAAAGTATAGCGAAAAGAATTTAGTAGTAGATCTTATGATTTTTACTTGCAAATCAGTAGGAACATTCTTTATAGAACTAAAATTATTATATCTTTTTACAGTGTTAACACATTATGAAGTcatatataatgatttaaagtATTAACGTAAAAGAGATATACATAAAAaggtaatattttttaaaataataaaattaaaatttagaccAATACAATAGAGACTTTCATATGACAAGTTGAAACCTTCTAATTTGTTACATGGTATTTTTGAATAATGGAAAATGAAAAGGTACTTAAGCTAATGATGTTAACTGTTTTGCCGTATAACATTTTCAAAGAGCATGCAGGATACAACTGGAACTTtcaaaaggggaaaaaaagaaagaaaagggtcCCAAAACTAGAATAGTTGCCAATTGGGTTTTAGCTATTATAGTACTCCTATATGTTTAAATCTATATGTTTGTGAAACTATAGTGTTGACAAACTTAATCTTTTTAAACTGAAAATCATTTATGACAAGAAAACCAAGTTAATAGTTGTAATATTGATAAGGTTTAGATACAAAAAAGTTTTATTACTAATATCCCGTAGATGACAGTCATCATACGTAAAGAATAACGAATATGAACATAAATTTTGGTTTGAGGGGGtctaactaatttatttataagaaatgtcgaaattattgagataaaatctgtataaaaaagtttcaaaatcaTGGCTCCGCTAGGCTCCAATTGAGATCTGCCTCTTGGAGTGTGGAATCAACTAGTCAAAAATTATTACTTTTGAGTATATAAAGGAGAAAAGAATATAGGAAGATCATCAACTTCATAGATTTCTCCGTGCTTTTCCTTTTCTAATAAACAAAACAGGAAAACCAAATCAATGTATGTTACTACATAAACTATTATTCTTGCTACTCTGTTTCTCCCTTTTAGGCTGATCATATGTAGTCATATCCATGGACCAAAAAAGTGATTGTTAGAAAAGGCAAAGACTATCAAAGTTTGCAAGTAAAATGTTCACTCGAAACATACCAAAACTGAAGCCATATGTAGCCATCAAGGCTTTATTGACCATGATTATACCCACAGATGTAACAACATTGAAAAACCATGAGGCCACATCGAGCGCTGCCTTCCTGTCAGCCTTGCTTACAGAGGACATTATTAACTATAGTCTTCAAATAATCAAACAGAGTCTTTGTTTCTCAATTTTCATGCAAGAAGAAACCGAAGCTCAGGTGTCAAAAATAAGCAGCAGCTATACCTGTATCAACAAATTATTTGGAAAATCAGAAGGTTAAAGAAGAACAAACTAGCATCCTCCTGTATTAAAGACAATGAAGAATGTTTCCTTTTTCAGGAATAATAATAACAGAAAAAAATTAGCAGCATACATTTACAATACATAtattttcaaaaacaattttaGAGGAAGAGATAACAGGTACAATGATCTCTTACAAGTCCGGGAGAGATCTGTTGGGAAACCGCCATCAGAGGAATTTAAATTCAACTTTATAGTTTGAGAATAATTTAAAGAAGCTGGATCTGGGTTTTTGCCGTTTCtacttaaaatttttgaaaagtcaaGACTAAATTTAAGacttcaaaatttacttattaagATTGGTATTTGTCAAATACaatcaaattaaaacatgaaatgcAAAAAATTTCTCCAGTAACTAGTCTCAAATCAAGAGTTTTAAGCCAGTTAGAATTTTGATATCAAAATCCAAATTTCATTATTCCATTAAAATCTCGGCAATAAGAAGAAAACAATGCGAGAACTAGGGCATCTTCATTGCTTTTTCCTTCATTAatcaaacaaatttttatttatttgggcACCCGTTATCTGCTCTATTTCtatctcaaataataataaataatgcacGGGATCAAAAGTTGAAACCTTTCCATCTACAAAATTTGAAATGCTTGCCAAGATCTAAACTAATAAAACCTGATACCAAAATTTTCAGTTGAAAAAAAGcgataatttttttagattttataaatttttttttaaaaaatagatcatataaaaatggaaaaaaaaaagtgttattTCTCAGCTGATCCATCAGTCTTTAACGTTTACTTAATTACGCTTCATCTCTCAAACAGAAAAAAAATCACGAGCAATTTCAATACAAAATTagcaaattgaaaacaaaaaaaaggggtcTAATTAATCAGAATAACAATGCATTAACCGGAAATATaatatacaaaaaagaaaaaaagaaagattcacaacatacttagaaaataaaaggaactaactttttaaaaaaaaaattacaccaAATTAAGCAAAAGAAATGAATTTAACGAACCTGGGacaggaagaagaggaagcaaagCAGAGAGTCTAAATGAAGTCCTCTCGGGATTTGCGGAGTAAATAAGAAaggttttataaaataaaaaaataaaaaaaaagtttaaagagAGAGAAATATCTTTTTGCTGTTATATTTGGATTTCAAATGAGTTTCTTGTTCATTGTCTCCACCAATTAGGAAAAAGGGGGAAATTGAGAGATAAATAGGGTTTAGACACAAgagaagtaaataaataaaaatcaatcttAATTATTACTATGGAATTTGGGTGTCCAATAATAATAAATGTCTTTTAAGGCCATTATTATTTAACAAGATTAGAACTTTGCATAAATGTGTTTATTTCCTCAACTAGtcattttcttgtttcttttcattattttaaattccaatttatgCATTATTTCTTGATTATAATGAAAATGAAGGGAAATGGATTACTACAATTTGATGGTTGCTTATTATTTACCCGTTTCTTTTTGGGTCCCAATTTTTTGATGCTTTCTTTTTCATATCTAATAATTGGTTTAGGAATAGaatttattatacaatttatgaaaataaaatgtatGTATGAAATGACACCCATAATgagggtttttaaaaaaaaacttaaatatagtgtttttaatattatttattaaattcgagTAATTTCAATATTCATGATTTGCGAGTTTAGAGgcttaataaattatcacatgagtccATGCTTGTGTGTCATAAGAAAAGTTATGTAAAGTGTAAACAACAATAGCTTCACTTCCATGAATGTCGAGTTCAGGCTATTTTATTTGCTCACGGGAACTTCTTTTAGGATGGAAGATGGTTTCATTTCATACAAAAGAGGGGATGTTCAAAACTGAACTAATACAACATCCTAGCATATACTAGGAGAAAAGCAAGTAATAAACACCACCAAATGCTAAAAATGAGCACCAATTAAACCATCTAAAAGTAGGATTAGGAGAGGGATCATTACCATGTAAAGAGGAATTCATATACATTCTACTAAAAGGCATCAACCATTTATATAGGGGCCTATATAAATGCATATGATCCCATCTACCATACTGGTCCGCTAATACCACTGATAAAAGGCTCAAAATGACACTTGGTGAAGATGACATTAGGCACAAGAAccaaaagttgaaataaaaagTGAATTGACAAAAATAGGCTTAGAAAAAAAGTCTCCGAGACTCGAGGAAACCTCTATCCGACACAAAGgatagaaaaattattattttgatcaaaCCTTGTCTTATTGGAAAAATGGTCAGAATTCGACATATAGACAAAGCTCGAATAGAAAAACAAGACTAGTGACCAACTGTTCCACAACCAAATAACTGGTCACCTTAACAAACTATTGAACTAAAGAATAAATTAACAAAACATACTCGAGATCTCCTACCGAAGATTCGAGTAGGCTATCAAAGACGTAGAAATGGTTAATAATAGCTTACTGTTCCACAACCAAACAATTAGTTACCCTAACAAACTACCAAACTAAAGACTAAATCAACAAAACCTACCAAGATCTCCTACCGGTGATTTGAATAGGCCACCAAAGATGTAGAAACGGCTAAGGGCGGCTCACTAGAGCTTGAAACCAGCCTTGAAATGTCTCTCTCTTACCTTGAGTATGCACATAAGAAGAAGATGGCTAAAGATTTTCAGAATAAAGGCATTACTAGCACCAAACTTAGTTAACTAAAAATAAGGGTGTTGAGGGACTGAACGGGACAACCAAACATACTGTGATGAAAAAGAGAGGGAAATCTATCAAATATCTACCCTCGTGGTTGAATAAGCCACTAGAATCAATTGCTACAACTCTTCTTAAGAAAACAAAACAACAGAGAACTTTATAAACGAGAGATAATATTTATCAATCATAGTTTAGATGGTTAGATTTTCCCATGGAAATTTATTTCCCTGTTGTCCCTACCAACTTATTTAGTAAGTAAAAGTCGATAACTATAAGATTCGACTTCTACTCTATAAATACCCACTCATTTATATTTTCTTCCCACCTAAAATCGTCTTAAACTCTTTTTTTAGAGGAAAAAGAGGTTGCATTAAGGTTTAAGGAAAAACAAATAGCAAATCGTGCAATCAATGTGATAAAATTTTCTAGTCAAAtagttttaattttgtaatttttttcaaaaatattttaaagatattttgaaatttgatagcaacttttttatgaatttttaaataacGAGATGATTGAGTTGTTCATGATCAACATAATCTAAAATTCTTAAAGGTCGATGCACGTATCAAAAAGCACTTGAAGAAGGTTGGTTTGTATGTGGTTGTAGATGAagaaattttcaaacaaattaCAAAGCATTACGTATCAAGTCGAAACTATCATAAACAAAAAAGATGACATCACATACAGTCACGTAATTAACCTCTAGAGTGAACCAATAGCATAATATTGTGATATCCTTAAGTAAGAAGAAATCATCTAGGCCTTAAAATTATGAGTCAACTGGTTTATTGAAGGGGAACGAGACACAAAGTTTTTACACTTTACCACAATAAAGAGATGCAACTATAAAAAATTTGTAGGCCTAAATGATTCAAATGAGAGGTAGGTCATAGATAGAAAGGGGATAGAAATGATAATTCAAGAATACTTCATGAACGTTTTGTAACATCCTTAAAACCCCTTTGGTTgtaaataatatgagataaaatcTTACCGAAATAAGGAataagatcaaagaaaatgaaagttgcaATATATCAAAAGAGAGTTAAATCAAGAAGCATGACAATATGTATTAAGGAAGGGACTAAAtggtaaatatgtgaaaagtttttGGCTTAAGTGTAACTATTCAAAATTTAGGGGATTGAAgcgtaaaaatgaaaattttgaaggaccAAAAGTGACAATAATCCAATTTACTAAGATATGAAATTGGCAtgcagggaccaaattgaataggtgaagaattgtgagggactaaatcataattttaccaatttaagtgatgattcaaggatgaaattttaaaatatcataaaggGTAAAATAGTCAATTAGAAAGAgggagaattctagaatgtaatgatatgttgatgatattttggtgattttttttaattgattagttaaatattattttattaatattttacttagatatttattattattttatttagaaatgGTAGTATGAAAAGAGAGGAAGGATGAAGGAAATTTATCATCCTTCCAATGTGAGTAAAGGGTGAGAAAggaagttttcttttctttacaatttagtcatttgccatgaaaacttacatttttaccgaaaatttttgaaaatttccttagATATTAAAGAGAGAAGATGAAGTAGAGATTCTAGAGAATATGTTCATCAATTTAGAAGCAAGAAAATAATAGATGAAAGTggagaaaatgagaagaaaaaggaaggaaagtGGTGAAGATGATAAATGCatggaaatgaagaagaaatgaagaaattcTTGATAAATGAGGTAAGTTTCATACTAAACCTACTTGTATTTCAATAGATTGACTTAAAGATGTTTTGAATGAGATGTATGAAACatgtatttaatctaaatactagaaatagaaagtatttgatgacGAACAGAGAGTTAAAACACTAAATTGGTAAGAGAGAATgtgatttgtatggtgaaaagtactaagattaagaaatgaatatgtaatctacacataaacataagtgactaaattgtatagtaataaaaaatatgaCAATTATGTGTGATTGAATGAAAGATAGTGTAAATAAccttggaaaagaaaatattttcattaaacagtttggatagtagcagtaacttaattttgaatattcacctaaacttataaaaatttagttagagatcaaataaaatatttaattaaatcttatttagtctagtttcatatggAATAAACGGTGAAAGAAACGGGATTTTATAGTTTGAGATATATTAATTTTCGTGAAACAAGGTCGGAGTGGATTTGGGTTTCCTTGTTcag encodes:
- the LOC107939986 gene encoding UDP-rhamnose/UDP-galactose transporter 4; translated protein: MSSVSKADRKAALDVASWFFNVVTSVGIIMVNKALMATYGFSFATTLTGLHFATTTLLTVLLRWLGYIQGSYLPLPELLKFVLFANFSIVGMNVSLMWNSVGFYQIAKLSMIPVSCFLEVVFDKVRYSRDTKLSILLVLVGVAVCTVTDVSVNLKGFLAAVIAIWSTALQQYYVHFLQRKHSLGSFDLLGHTAPVQAASLLLVGPFVDYWLTEKKVYAYDFSVISMFFLIMSCTIAVGTNLSQFICIGRFTAVSFQVLGHMKTILVLLLGFIFFGKEGLNLHVILGMVIAVVGMVWYGNASSKPGGKERRIYSAPSNKLHKQESSDSTETEEV